AACGGGGCGTTCTGAGGACAAGAGGGGGCGTTGAGATGCATTTAAGCTGTAATCTTCACACCTTAAATGCACAACAAGAGCAGTTTTAGACTTTGAGCAACTTGCTAAAACTGTCTTGTGTAACAATAAAACATCCTTGGCTGCAACTGCATCGATGGCAGCTCTTCTTCCCTTCAGAGTTTCTGTTGGCTTCTTGCTGCAGCTCCGTTCTCCTGCTGCTGGCTGCAGTTCAGCGTTGCACCAGACAGATTCACTTCTCTGGTGTCtcactttcaaatatttaatgttttattgaggaTTTTTGTACATATGTTTTGGCAGAGCTGTGCTCATGTCAAAGCAGCAACGtatattaaaaagtgttttaatgttcGTCTGAATGCTTCCATGGTAGGACAACAGACTATTGCTCTTATAAATATGTAATGACTAAAATCACAATAACCTCACTGGGTATCCCTCAGAAAAATTTACCTGTTTAAGTAAAGAAATCCCTCCACGCCGTCTGTGGTGACACCATAGTAGAGAGCGTTCATTTTATTAACAGCAGTGCTGAAAGTGATCCGGTGTGAAAACGGTCGTGCCAGCACTTTTGAATTTTAATCAGCAGAATTAGgggattttttgttgttgttttaaaaggtttacatCAGTCTGCTTTTCTCCATGGATACGCTTCCTGAccgaaaataaataaatagaaataaaagagaaaatatggtattgatcagataaaataaaaaagtcaataaaCGTTTGTGAACGTTTGGACACTGCTGGTCTGATCAGACGTGTTTCTCGCCTTGCTGAAGTTTTCATCCCAAGCGAACGTTTCCTAGTGATGGGTCCAGTAACACTGATACATCAACCCCTTACAGAAAAACCCGTGTCGGCAGCCATATTGCTTTCAGCAAGTCATGTGACCGACACAGGAACTGTTTCGGAATGACACTGGCgccaaactgtgtttataaggaAGCGAATCTGTCAACAGGACGCATTTGTCAAAAGAAATCTTGATCTTTTACGGTACAGCGTTAACTATGGAGAGAGAGGTTTCGTAGTTTGGGACCATTTTGATCTTTCATCAGAAAATAAGTTATCGGTTATCACTTCGTTGTTGTTTCATCTggttcttttcagtttctactTCATCTATCTGAATCCAAATTCAACTGAAACTGACTCTTAGTTTACTTTCATATTATGTTCTGCAGGTTAAGTGTTGCATATGTTTGACGTACAgtacttatttaaataaatcctccTCCTCAATGCTGAGGCTTTATAGGGAATCAGAATGAAGGATACATCTGGACAAACTCAGGTATACAGCCATTCTACAAATTACTCAGCtgctttttatgaattatttcacataaatgtatgatttacttcatttttttctacagcaggagaagttgtcaaaaaagcacaacaaacaaaatttcaaaatgttggaaaaacgtatttttttgaatgaaaatttgtgggaaaacccccccaaaaaacaaccagTCCACAACCATCCTCATTCCAAACACGTTCACTTTATGGTACACGTACAGATTATTTATTGACTGTATCgaagaatatcaaatatattttgactgAAGACATGACGtaatacaatatataatatacaataaaatacaataacttaACTCTTATTGTACAGACTAGGTCATCAAATCAACTACGCTGCCTGTAGGGGTTTTTaatgtccagcaggtgtcagcATTCAGCGACACAGTATcaatacagttttgttttgggtcGAAACGCTTCATGACGTCTCATTCACCATCACTAACGTTTCCCGTTTCCCCTTCCAGGAGTCGTACGTGTGGAAGATGTACCAGGAGAGATGCTGGGACTTCTTCCCTGCCGGAGACTGCTTCCGTAAACAATACGAGGACCAGCTGGGTTAGGAGGGGGGCGGCCAGCACTGGCGCCTCCCCAAACGCCCCTCCCCTACTTGACGTCGCCCTGTTGCCAGAACCTGAACGCATTTTGAATTCTACCGCTCACTGGACGCTCCGGATTTGTGCATCAAGTTTCTTGTACTTCCTGCCACGACGGCTCATTTATGCAaacctctttgttttgtttctgaatcaCATTGCCTTTCCCACTGGCTCACACCCACCATGTTTAGACGTCTGAAACACAACTAAGGGTTACAGCATGACGACTGTCCGTAAATGCACAATGTCTCGTCACCACGAACCTGAGTGGACGTTTGCTCCTGGAATGGATCAGTGCTGATTGAGTTAAATGATTTGCCTTTTCAACGCTGGCTCAAGCGTGTAATGAAACGAACGTGGTTCCTTCTGGACCAGAGACGACTCTGTTAGGTATTTAACAAGTACCGACGTGCCTTTGGAAAAATTAACTATGCAAAAACGAATCTTTGTTCCTCTTAACACAAGCAGTGCTCTAGTTCTGGTCTTAATCACATCGGTTTTTTGgcttttaaatgaacaaaaaacaaaaaaattgttgtaTAAAATCTAGACATTTCTTGTGTAAATGTTGCTTAGTTTGGTTGTGTTCCTACACTGTGGTGTCCTGCCCACCCTGCACGTCTTCTCCACAGTAGACGAACCCCACAGCAGAGGAGAGTTATGAAACTTGGTTCAATGATTTATTGACTGAAACTGTGCGGCCATTTGTACGTATGtaggaggaaaataataaactgatgCAATACAATATATATTGTGTCATCTGCAGCCTGTTTGACCATCAATCTCTGGCAGAGGAGTAGCGAAACGTACGGTACTGAACACACATTGCTTCAAAGGTTGGGACGCGCTGTCCTCTCTTTACACCCTCTGACTTCGGAAACATGCCAAGGAAACGCAACACATTTCTGCAAACTTCACAGCAGATGGTCCAGTTTTACCTCCGGTCTGGTCTTGAAATCGTGCATCTTCTTCATGGTCAGGAGATCATGCTGTCCAGCCagtcctccaggtcctcctcAGTCATCGACTCTTTGCCCTCCGCAGGCTTTGGAGGGGCAACATCCTCGTCTAAAGCTTTTTCTCCTGATGCTGCTTCTTCAAAtcctttaaaagtaaaagaaagaagcTTGAAGCCACACAAGATTGAAGCATCTCAGTtacattattacataaaaagggctgggcgataaatctgtttttgttttttgaatatttaagtgAAACTCTTTCATAGTTCAGATTGACATCCGCACACCCagagccgccatcttgtttttcatctgattatTATTTGGACATTGAATTCAGGTTTACGCTACAGGGctaattaagttttattttttgaatcaTGAGAATAAAAGAACCctaacacaaaagaaaaataaaattaagaatgTTCATCTTAtcaatttttacaaataattttttttttcaaattatgttgATATGCTAAAAAAATCATCAATTATGCAAACAGCAGAGTTTATTACAAAGAATTAACCACAATAAcgctttttttcttgtaaacaaAAACGTCTTGTAGTCCGGCCCTAACAGAAGGGATGATTCAGATAAACAtcaatttttgtaaatattttacataattccttttatgtaaaataaaaatctgactttatttttatgctgtaATGCTCTCccttataaacatttatttttctaaaaataataggTCTCATAATGTTACCATTTGAAGCAATAGGCTAGCATTagcatatttattgttttgatacGACTTGTTGATAATTCTGCTCAACATATTTCAATTGCATATGAACAGGATTAGCAAACATACTCTCTTCTTCTGTAAGTCTTAAGAATCCCTCTCCaccatgaaaaacacaaaatcggCATTTTTTGAAATtggtgtaaataattttttaaaaggattttaattttttctcaaCCTGCAGAACAGATGAGAATAAAACTCGCCTTTCTCTGGTGGTCGTCTCTCCTGGTTTGGACTGCAGGTCAGCTGATGTCCTGCATCATCTGAACCGGGTTTCTGTAAACCAAGTAGCTCATCCAGCTCTTCAtcaccatcctcctcctcctcctcctcctcctcctcctcaggctTAACGGCCACAGAGGAAACCTGGGAGTTTAAACCCACTGCTGGTTTCTGACTGGTGCTGAGGCCTTTAAAGGCAGCGGACGGAGGAGGAAATTTGGGTACTTCCTGTTTCGGTGCGAGGCTCATAGCTGGCAGCTCTACTGGTGTCGAGACCTGAAACACGAAGAGCctaagagtaaataaataaaataaatattttaaaacacagatgaGGATAACTGGAGGTCATTTCCAACCTTTCTAAAGTTACAGCCACAGTTAAAAGCAAATAGTAACCGTACACAAATAGTAACCGTACACCATGTTCTTACAGAGCTACGCTAACAATAgctaagaaaaaagaaaaacgtctTCTTAGCAGCAGCATTTCTTAAAGGTTATTTCCAGATAACTCTCTTTATACACttgttttaaaatccaaaagacAGAAATACCTTCCAGCGATAACCTAATTTTCTTTTACGCCACAACTTTATTTCAGCCACTTCAATTGCACCTGAGTCGTGAGAAAAAGCTCCGACCTGAACCAGTTCAGCTTCTAGATTCAGTCTCCGATGGAGAGGAACTTGTTGGAGACTCTGGGCGAGAGCGGGAAGGTCCAAAAACACAGCTGGCACctgaagattaaaaataaagaaaacggAGAAAATGATCAGAATCAAACGCCTCTGaaaggaaaatctgattttacgCAAGAGTTGCAGCAAAGTCTCTGGATAAACgtggttttactttttcttaaaaCTCGATTATAAAAAGGCAAATACTttataagaaaattatgttaGTAATAATTTTACCCCGTTTACAATTTGAAACTCTCCATCTGCAAATATGGGTCAAATTTGTAGCATTTTTGAATTGTAACTGGGGGCCGCACAAAATCCGTCCAAgtgccacaaatggcccccgggccacagTTTGAACACCCCTGATTTATGTTAATGGAAGTGAAAGCAGAGTTTGACCTGATTGGCTGCGAATGGATCCATCTCCCAGTCCTTCTCTTCTGCAAACCGGAACTGAGTGAACGAATCCCCTGGAAGACGAACAGAAATAACTTCAGTTCCAACTGATCCGTCACTTTGctgcaaaaacatctgaaaatgttttggtagTCAATCAGCATCTTTGTGTGAACTGTAGGAGAGCTACAGCAGCACCAACTTTTCACAGCATTAACAGCAATAGCTCTGGTGTGCAACACTCCACAGACACCGAGAATGTTATTAATAAACAGAATCAGGGTGCTAAaactcataaataaataaaagaaaaaacttgtgTTGTTGAACGAGGCACAatgctgcagcagaaagctCAGAGTTAAATCACAACATCCAGCACAACAAGGACACAGTGTCAGGTGTGAAGCACCACTCTGCATGTGGTTATCTCTGCAGCGCTGCAGAAGGATGTCACTTCGGATGGAATAAAAGGCCGCCTGTGGGTATTTTTACACAACACAATGAAAGGCTTCCTTTGTTCAAAAAGCAAGCTATAAattcttaaatgcaaaacagaagTAACAGTAAGTTGGCCCTTTCTTTGAGGTagaaggaaaagagaaacattttagctattaaagaaaacagacaacaaaacTGGGACACGTCCAAAGAAATAACAACCGctaacaaatctgaaaaaaacagaagaactgtAAGAAAAATGACAAGGTTAAGAGTTGATCctttgcacgtgacgtcacTTTCTTAGAAACTCGGCCCACTCCGCCATGACGGACGTCAACAACCAATCCGCTCCACTTTACGTGGCCTTTTGGAGACTTTATCATTCAAAGACTCTCCAAACTTGACCCAAATTGTCTCTCGAGGAATATCCTTGGATTCCAGTGGAATCGCAAGTGGGCGTGGCCAAACTTCTCTACAGCGCCCCCTAATGTGAGATGGGAGAAACGGTAGGCTGTAGAGATCTGAAACTCGGTAGGTAGGTAGATCCCCCTGAATCAAGTCTCTTGGAGGAACCCTCTAAAATGCACAGGGAGGAGGCCATtttgggtcaaaggtcaaatttaggccatttttcacatttactcaCGTTGAACTTTAACGatagggatttttttaaatccctagGAGGATTCAACGAATCCCTGGAGATCGGCTTCATTCTTGGTCAGAATGCAGTTAAGACATGGGGgtttaaaagttatcaaaaacatatatatatatatatacacacatatttaCACGTatatagacagacagacagacagacagacatataTTGAATTCCTTGACAATTATGTTAACTGTCAAGGAATTCACTAAAAAGAATTACAAGAAATGATGACCTACGACAGAATCTTTAACTGGCATCAAATTCACACCATTTTTGAgctgtagttttagtttcatagttttagttttctcaaaCAGTTAAATGCTGTTTCTGGTTTTCAGAGGAAATACGGGGCACGACCAGCAGACTGGAAGCTCGTTTCATTTTTGCTAGGTCTCCTTCTTATTAAAGTAATGTCTATTTTTAATTGCCATACTGTCATACGCAGACGGACAGTCAGTGGGAGACGATGTACGCCGTCAGTCGCTGCTGCTCACTTTACCCTCCTGCTTTACACTCGGCCTTCATCGGCACCATCTGCAGTTGTCCTTGATATCTTGGCTGTATGAAAAGCGAGCGAGGTCAACCCGCCGCAGCTACAGGAGGGCTTTGTGTCTGTCAGACCGAGTCCGGCTGGCGTTACGGAGAACACAGCGACTGTGACGCAGATGGATAAGAGAAGGAAATGCGAATGTCAGCTTGAAGTGAAGGCTCAGCGACGGATGGCTTTGTGTTCGGCCATGAGCGTGATTGATATCAGCAATAATAGCTGATCTTTTCAGGTCTTACCACATAAATCCTGCCTGGGGTGGAAGTGACATCGATTTTAGCCCCAGATGGTATCTTAAGCTGATCAGACGTCAACAGATAACAATATTTAGTGAAAAGCGGGATCTGTGATAACATGAAAGCAGTCGTTGATCTTTGCAACAGAACCAACTAGAACCTAAAGAACGTCGATGCTTGGTTATCAGACTTTAACATAATGTAACCTAGAGGTTACAAAAGGCTGGAGTCAGAATTTTACGCTTATTTCAGGTCTAATAAATGATCAGTAACtagaaaaagcagttttcagaaGACTGAATAGTAACATGTAACAGGGTGTGCATAATACTGTCATGAACTTAATACCTGttgtgaacatgaaggagttttcatgactgttgtcatgaagtgtcattcggtaaataatgacactttcaatgcaaagttgcaccaaaacttgcattaaaaatacattaaaatggcCAGCTTTGCATTATTCAggtaaaaattacttttaaagcaaagggccggttgtggcagaatgtattgataactgttaaaatatcaatgaattcttaaaattcaatattattattgaacatattttcagtcCTTCCAGGATtctgtgattctttttgtgaaattttgcaataaaattcaaagtgtGTTGGCACTAATCTGGACATATTTCCAATATCTGCGCTTATTTATGGTGGTAAATGCGACTTTTTAATACTATTTGTATAAGTCATGGACTATAATCAGATATTAATTACAGCCGAGGCAGCTGTTAGTGAGAAAGTAAGAAGATTTTTGAGATAAATCTCCAATAAACTCCCAGTTTTTAGCacaatttgttgattttgcaggAATTTCCacgataattctcaagaaaccgGAGGAACTTATTGATATAATtaggcagtaaacagataaaaactgcattgactTGATagataacataatattttatcacacttagtgtttagaatgtagagggccacataaaaatcTACAGCGTACCGGATTTTCCCCACGGGCCTCGACTTTGACACAGGTGCTCTACAATCACTTAAAggatttataaaacataaaactatgaCGTCGCATGATGAGTTTGATTGAATATTCAGTGAACTTTGGACAACGGCTAAAATTACAGCTGGTATTAATTTGCACCGTTTATCTCATattcttttatttggaaataagTCCGACCATCAGCTCACACTCATGTTTCTTCTCCAGCAGGTTTATGTTTCTACAAAGTTTCATTTTACGTTCAGATATAGGCAGAGACTTGAGTTTGAGACAGAACATGAGTCACCTGATAACTGTATTCTTCCAAACTTGGCTTCATTGTGTAACAGATGATATAAGAGAGAATAGTAATAAAAAGCTAAGGATGTGAAATGATGAGGATCTGATGTTATTTGATTCCAGAGCTGCACTGCtgatcaaataaatgtaaataaaattttcctcTGTTCACTTTGGAAACACATTTATATGAAGACAGGAGAATAAAATTCAGAGACGTTGTAAACGATCTTTGGGAAAAAATTATCTCCAACATCAGGACCCtccttatgtttttctttatatgcTAACGATGTATTTCTTCACTACTGTTGCAGGAATTTCATTAGCAGCTACATGAATTAAAATCAACATGATGGAAATCCAAAGGTGCCAATAATCATGAACAATTAAATATCTTGTTTACGGATGTTTTTGATTGGTTTAATTTACTAATAATACTGCTTAGACCAGTCAACATAATCAATGACATCAACATCAGCACTTTACGTCACATGCCAAACATGTGGCCCGTGGGCTAAATATGGCCCTCCGTAGCTTTTTATGCGGtcctctagattctagactaaatgtgtgattatattttatgttatcaataaaatcaatgcagtttttttctgtttactgacAAATTGCAGCAaccagtccctccagtttcttcatAATTATTGTGCAAATTCACACAatatcaacaaatccctgcacttttttgCGCTGAAACATAATTAGGACAACAATGAactaatttgattattttatcaacttaaaatataatcaaataacCCAATAAATAATATGTACAGTTAATAGATACACGGTATGTTTACGtgggattttaaaaagttaatcgaatctatttctatttttgattatttcttgTCTGATTATATTTGACattcaggctttttaaaaacacctaagacaaaataaaatcttcatatttatttaattacattagagttttataatatttttgcGGTATGAAATAAATGCCACACCTAGATTGCaacatactaaaataaaacagcttttgaCAAAACGGTGGGAGTagcataaaatttaaataaattatttaaccaaaattttgttttaaaactccTGTGaacttatatatttttgtaaacaataaaactgcaatCGATCTTGTTTGGACGAAAGGGTCTGCCGACTAAATGAAAAGCCAATAAATTCTGTAACTGACTCAAACtctgtttcacacatttttaaaaaatgtttctggacaAATCTTGTCTAAAACTTTTGCCGGTTAGTCAGCGGAGGCACAGCTGACGCGTGGGCGACGGCTGAATGAAGTCCAGAGCACATTTGTGTTCAGGCCGCTGAAAGAGAAGCCACCATATGCGACGCAGACCACGTTTGAACGAGGTCAGCGCCATCCGCCGGCTCCTCTTCACAATTTAACGGATTAATTAATGCAAATGGTTCGACTCATTGGTTTTCCTGTTGATGGCAGTGATCTGTGTGGATCTACAACCCACAGTGGCATCAGTCAATTCTTCACAAAATCCCcaactctgttttatttattcacaccATGTCGGGTTTTTAGATAATTATATGATGCAGTAAAAATCCCAACTTTCTGTGTTAAAAGGTAAATTTGCATTAAAGCCAAACTGTCTCACTTTGAAAACACTTCAGTCTCTCACTCTCGCATTCCATCTGTTTCTGGCTcctgcttttctgtttaaaatcttcctcttcctcttcttcctccctcAGCGTCTTTGTTCGGTCTAACGCAGAGACCTGCTGATGTCTCCCACCTACACCGCCTGTGTCCTCCTGATCTGTGTCCATAGAAATAGCATCGCATGTCGGACCGACGGAACCATAGCAACAGATGCCAACCAAGACAAGAAAAATGGCTGTGAAATTTCAAAAACCCAGGAAAGAGAGTCAACTGAAtgcaacatttaaagttttaagcACTATAATAAATGCTGTTTCCAATATTCAGGTGGATATTTTGGAAGTTTAGATCAGTTTACCAAACACTCATGAACCGCCCAACTTTACATTACCCCAAAGTAACACAGCATCTACATATATTCAGCCTGAAATGAACTTAACTCATTTTCTTTGTTCCTCCTGAAGTGAAAAGGTGGCGCTGTTTTACAAAAGTGACTGACCATAATAAAACCATGAACAAGTCAACCTGTggtgttttgagttatttagaTGATagaaaacacatggaaatcaaaaaggtttttactACCAAGTGTTGTttgcattaataacattttagggTCGTCTGTAATTTAGAAACACAATaagcacaaacattttctttcagagagTAGATAGCCCAATGTCAATAACTTCATTTTAAGTGTTACGATGCAGCACTGTTCACACATTGTCTCCATCATGTCGCATTCAGCAAAGTCACAGACCGAGATCTGCATTCCTGTGGCATGATATATATTGTAataatgttcaaaaataaaaacgttctttcaggttttctttttagtgactctgcattcagttatttatcaattattagttttaaacacaatcctttggtaagctagctgtagCGTAGCACTTTGAGCCGACATCATGGCAAATAAACGGTTAACATGCAGTACCTGTAggaccactagggggcgcccACAGATCACTAGTGACAAATACTTTTAGTgaagaaaaacctgaaaccaGGCCTGTTACCATAACAACTGGTAccataaattgtcccagaaattactGCAATGAACGATAATATTGTCGTTTTGagtaatataattattgatgCATGATACAAAAATTTGAGCTGATATTGATAtccaataataatatttacCATATTTACCAATATATTTCAGTACTGTTTCAACacctttgaaaaaaatagaacCAGAAACAGATCAAAATAAGTATCTGTTCTTCACATTGGCccagtttctttttaagataatttttttttattggttcgATACCGATACGTTAAAAATCGGCTGATACTGATACCAACATATTATGCAATcctaataataatgataaagttaataatctcaaaaaaaaatttgttttaattttgtgaagAGCACTTAACTCaataatatctgaaataaataaaaccaccaaaaacaagaaataaaaacaaaaacagtacacAACTGAAATCgtaaaataaatggattatgaagtcttGGTTAACAAAATTTCtctttgaaaatttttttaattatcacaatggaaattatcaagctcattttaatttactgcacgattaattgatttattatcgTAAATAGACATACCTTAGAccaatatttaaagaaactcaataATCATTTAACTGATTTTCAATTAAAGCATCTTTCTAGGATATTGTATAACGTCAGCATAAAGAGCCATTTTAACTCTTGATATCTCAGTGctaacagattattattttatttgttacctGTTCTCCactcactttttatattttggttgttttgttcgCCCTTGCTGGCGTCGGCTCTTTTCCTGCTCCACTCAGCGCCGCCATGTTTTCACCTGCCTGCTGTTCACCTTCGCCCCATCTGTGCGCCCGCCGCGCTGAGGCACCAAGGCTCGGCATAAAAATAAGGACTCCTGGATCTGAATCACTTTCTATTAACAGCTTTAATTATAAATCCtaacttttctctctgtcttacACAAATTAACCTGTTGAAAGCCAAAATCATGCAGATGAGATTTAAGGTGCGTTCGTTTTAACTTCTCTATACGCGCCAAGTTCCCAAATGAGAATTTTCTTAAGAAAATATCGTCAAAATTTTGGGAATTTCTGTTGAACGTAAACAAAATAGACAAATTACAGGTACATTTTAGGAAATTAGGATTTGTATTCTGATGATGCTCATTTGTTTgtctaaaacaaacttttgaaatAACATTTGAGAAGCTATTACTTTTCATTAAACCCCCATTtttgtacaaacatttttttttaaccatttgcagctgaaacaaagtgttaaaaatcagtaacaaataaaataaagaaataattaaaaagcagTTAAGATAAAATCAATAacgataaaaagtttttttaaaaatggtaaaatcaGGTCTCAGTTGGGTTGAAGGCcaatgagtaaaaataagtttccGGTCGGGTTTTAAAAATGGTCTGGTGTagtattttaatcttaaatggaACAACATCGTAATAACTGAAATATAGGATTTAAAAAAGTGTAGTTTAtataatgtgtttaatttatcaACTGagttagtgaaataaaataagctttcagtaattttaacatttttgagatGATCCTATGCTTAGATTCCAACTActtatctgaatttttttttttaatttgtaacatAAATTAACCAATAAATCCTCAAATTGAGAAGT
The Gambusia affinis linkage group LG22, SWU_Gaff_1.0, whole genome shotgun sequence DNA segment above includes these coding regions:
- the aven gene encoding cell death regulator Aven isoform X1: MEGRVMRGRGCGWRRGGRGGHDGDGHNSEHRGRGRGGQHRGRGRRDHRGRGRGGRYHAAADFPQEHQDEGENLDDENNRTAVFSRRKLESNWDRYEASERMEEDDGTPSQRGTDFHVLLESAGDSFTQFRFAEEKDWEMDPFAANQVPAVFLDLPALAQSLQQVPLHRRLNLEAELVQVSTPVELPAMSLAPKQEVPKFPPPSAAFKGLSTSQKPAVGLNSQVSSVAVKPEEEEEEEEEEDGDEELDELLGLQKPGSDDAGHQLTCSPNQERRPPEKGFEEAASGEKALDEDVAPPKPAEGKESMTEEDLEDWLDSMIS
- the aven gene encoding cell death regulator Aven isoform X2, which encodes MRGRGCGWRRGGRGGHDGDGHNSEHRGRGRGGQHRGRGRRDHRGRGRGGRYHAAADFPQEHQDEGENLDDENNRTAVFSRRKLESNWDRYEASERMEEDDGTPSQRGTDFHVLLESAGDSFTQFRFAEEKDWEMDPFAANQVPAVFLDLPALAQSLQQVPLHRRLNLEAELVQVSTPVELPAMSLAPKQEVPKFPPPSAAFKGLSTSQKPAVGLNSQVSSVAVKPEEEEEEEEEEDGDEELDELLGLQKPGSDDAGHQLTCSPNQERRPPEKGFEEAASGEKALDEDVAPPKPAEGKESMTEEDLEDWLDSMIS